A window of the Sporohalobacter salinus genome harbors these coding sequences:
- a CDS encoding YtrH family sporulation protein gives MQRIIIAFFTSLGVLLGGVLVGSLAGVLTQQSPIKLMFKLAKDIKLWAIATAIGGTFSNLRVLEGGFMEGKISLVAKQLLILISAFLGAQLAIWLITILTGGK, from the coding sequence ATGCAAAGAATAATTATAGCCTTCTTTACTTCACTTGGAGTTTTATTAGGTGGAGTCTTAGTCGGTAGCTTAGCCGGAGTTCTTACACAGCAGTCACCGATTAAACTTATGTTTAAATTAGCTAAAGATATTAAACTCTGGGCTATTGCCACTGCTATTGGTGGAACTTTTTCCAATTTAAGAGTTTTAGAAGGTGGCTTTATGGAAGGAAAAATATCTTTAGTAGCTAAACAGCTATTAATTCTGATCTCAGCTTTTTTAGGAGCCCAATTAGCAATCTGGTTAATTACTATTCTAACTGGGGGTAAATAA
- a CDS encoding pyridoxal phosphate-dependent aminotransferase: MYLTSRVEEIDESPTLAISSKAKQMKNQGLDIVGLGAGEPDFETPDHIKEAGIEAIEAGFTHYTTTSGIQELKEAICNKLKRDNGLEYNTDEIIVSSGAKHSLYNTLQAICEEGDEIIVPTPYWVSYPQQIKLAGGETVVIETSEENGFKLKPEDLKAKINNKTRGIILNTPSNPTGTVYTEEELAEIAKIAVENGIYIIADEIYEKIYYDQKPVSIASLNKEIKELTILINGVSKAYSMTGWRIGYAAAESEIVSAMSKLQSHSTSNPNSIAQKASLAALQGSQEPVEKMVTAFEKRRNYILDRINRINGLSARKPKGAFYLFVNVSELIGSKIANNEVVDDNKLADVLLTEAKVAVVPGSAFGAPSYLRLSYAASLSELTKALDRIEGLLGTEA; encoded by the coding sequence ATGTATCTAACATCGAGAGTAGAAGAAATTGATGAATCACCTACCTTAGCAATTAGCTCAAAAGCAAAGCAAATGAAAAATCAGGGACTTGATATTGTTGGTCTAGGAGCTGGAGAACCTGATTTTGAAACACCTGATCATATAAAAGAAGCAGGAATTGAAGCGATTGAGGCTGGATTTACTCACTATACTACTACTTCTGGGATCCAAGAATTAAAAGAAGCTATCTGTAATAAATTAAAGAGAGATAATGGTTTAGAGTATAATACAGATGAAATTATTGTTTCTTCTGGAGCTAAACATTCATTATATAATACTCTTCAGGCGATTTGCGAAGAAGGGGATGAAATTATTGTACCTACACCTTACTGGGTAAGCTATCCTCAGCAGATTAAATTAGCTGGAGGAGAAACAGTAGTTATTGAAACAAGCGAAGAGAATGGTTTTAAACTCAAGCCTGAAGATTTAAAAGCTAAAATTAATAATAAGACTCGGGGGATTATTTTAAATACGCCATCTAATCCGACAGGAACTGTCTATACAGAAGAAGAATTAGCAGAGATTGCTAAAATAGCTGTCGAAAATGGAATTTATATTATTGCTGATGAAATTTACGAAAAGATATATTATGACCAGAAGCCAGTAAGTATAGCTAGCTTGAATAAAGAAATTAAAGAATTAACAATTTTAATTAATGGAGTTTCAAAGGCTTATTCAATGACTGGATGGAGAATTGGCTATGCGGCAGCCGAGAGTGAAATAGTATCAGCAATGTCGAAACTTCAAAGCCATAGTACTTCTAATCCAAATTCTATTGCTCAGAAGGCTAGTTTAGCTGCCTTGCAGGGAAGTCAAGAGCCAGTAGAAAAGATGGTAACAGCTTTCGAGAAAAGAAGAAATTATATATTAGATAGAATTAATCGAATTAATGGGCTATCAGCTCGAAAACCTAAAGGGGCCTTTTATCTTTTTGTTAATGTTTCTGAATTAATAGGAAGTAAGATAGCTAATAATGAGGTTGTTGATGATAATAAACTGGCTGATGTTTTACTTACTGAAGCAAAAGTAGCAGTAGTACCAGGTTCTGCTTTTGGAGCGCCTAGTTATCTGCGGTTGTCTTATGCTGCATCTTTATCAGAATTAACCAAAGCTTTGGATAGAATTGAGGGATTATTAGGAACCGAAGCTTAA
- a CDS encoding acetate uptake transporter, which translates to MTTNKIANPAPLGLAGFALTTFVLSFYNAGILSGGKAIVFPLALFYGGLAQFMAGMWEFKTGNTFGATAFTSYGAWWMFFALLEYSTALGWIDLGANAATSIGLVLTAWGIFTFYMWLGTFKLNRALWLIFLTLWITFFLLALGDLVAPKFGTLGGYMGIICALMAWYTSAAEVINDVSNETVLPLDEKDISV; encoded by the coding sequence ATGACTACTAATAAGATAGCTAATCCAGCACCATTAGGATTAGCTGGTTTTGCACTAACAACTTTTGTACTTAGTTTTTATAATGCTGGAATTTTATCAGGAGGAAAAGCAATAGTTTTTCCATTAGCATTATTTTATGGTGGTTTGGCTCAATTTATGGCTGGAATGTGGGAATTCAAAACAGGTAATACTTTTGGAGCAACTGCTTTTACTTCTTATGGTGCCTGGTGGATGTTCTTTGCTTTACTTGAATATTCTACTGCACTAGGTTGGATCGATTTAGGCGCTAATGCAGCTACTTCTATAGGATTAGTACTTACTGCCTGGGGAATTTTCACTTTTTATATGTGGTTAGGTACTTTTAAGTTAAATAGGGCACTTTGGCTTATCTTCTTAACACTATGGATTACTTTCTTCCTCTTGGCTCTCGGAGATCTAGTAGCACCTAAATTCGGAACACTAGGCGGATATATGGGAATCATTTGTGCTCTTATGGCTTGGTATACTTCTGCCGCAGAAGTAATTAATGATGTTTCAAATGAAACTGTACTTCCCTTAGATGAAAAAGATATCTCTGTTTAA
- a CDS encoding NADH-dependent [FeFe] hydrogenase, group A6 → MVSITVDGQEVEVKEGATVLDAAEKLNIDIPTLCYLEDLNEPGSCRVCLVEIEGEENYQPSCVYNVTDGLEVRTNTPGVIEARKKMIELLLSDHPFDCLTCAANQNCELQSLAKQYGIRDIDFDGERNEFPVDDLSPALVREPSKCIRCRRCINVCSEIQEVHIYDMNERGFDSVAAPAFNESLMDTPCITCGQCIMVCPTGALHGQDDKQKIWDALADDSKHVVIQTAPAIRVTIGEMFGMEVGSLVTGKLVSALKKVGFDRVFDDCFGADVVVMEEGHELMERLESDKDLPQFTSCCPGWVKFCESFYPSLLDNLSSCKSPQQVFGALAKTYYAEKVGIDPENIFSVSTMPCVAKKYEAQRPEMNDSGTQDVDAVLTTRELGEMIKQIGIDIKDLPEQEYDEPMGYATGAGVIFGSTGGVLEATLRTVYEKLTGERLEDFEIQEVRSQDFNEAEVKLDEERSIKAAVARGTGNARKLIHRVLSGEADYDFVEVMACPAGGCVGGGGQPIYSGRDRWGRMVEDRVARADGLFEADGKKDIKVAHENPFVKELYDSFLEKPHGEKSQKLLHTTYKDRQLYTHEERYSEKKGKEMKEADKNN, encoded by the coding sequence GTGGTTAGTATAACAGTAGATGGTCAAGAGGTAGAAGTAAAAGAAGGAGCAACAGTATTGGACGCTGCTGAGAAGCTAAATATTGATATTCCAACTCTTTGTTATTTAGAAGATTTGAATGAACCTGGTTCTTGTAGAGTCTGTTTGGTTGAAATAGAGGGAGAAGAGAACTATCAGCCATCTTGTGTTTATAATGTAACTGATGGATTAGAAGTAAGGACTAATACTCCAGGAGTTATAGAAGCCAGAAAGAAAATGATTGAATTGTTATTATCTGACCATCCCTTTGATTGTTTGACCTGTGCTGCTAATCAGAACTGTGAATTACAATCGCTAGCAAAACAGTACGGTATTAGAGATATAGATTTTGATGGTGAGCGAAATGAGTTTCCTGTTGATGACTTATCTCCAGCATTAGTTAGGGAGCCTAGCAAATGTATTCGCTGTCGGCGTTGTATTAATGTTTGTAGTGAGATTCAGGAAGTACATATCTATGATATGAATGAACGAGGGTTTGATTCCGTTGCTGCTCCTGCTTTTAATGAAAGTTTGATGGATACTCCCTGTATTACCTGCGGTCAGTGCATTATGGTCTGTCCTACAGGAGCATTACATGGACAGGACGATAAACAGAAAATCTGGGATGCTCTTGCTGATGATTCAAAACATGTAGTTATTCAGACTGCTCCTGCAATTAGAGTTACTATCGGTGAAATGTTTGGTATGGAAGTAGGTAGTTTGGTTACTGGTAAGCTAGTATCTGCTTTAAAGAAAGTAGGTTTTGATAGGGTTTTTGATGACTGCTTTGGTGCTGATGTTGTTGTAATGGAAGAGGGACATGAGTTAATGGAGCGTTTAGAGAGTGATAAAGATTTACCGCAGTTTACATCTTGTTGTCCAGGTTGGGTTAAATTTTGTGAATCCTTTTATCCGTCGCTATTGGATAATTTATCTAGCTGTAAGTCACCACAGCAGGTATTTGGGGCTTTAGCTAAGACTTATTATGCTGAAAAGGTAGGAATTGATCCTGAAAATATCTTTTCTGTTTCAACTATGCCTTGTGTAGCTAAAAAGTATGAAGCTCAGCGGCCAGAAATGAATGATAGTGGTACGCAAGATGTAGATGCTGTTTTGACTACTCGTGAATTAGGAGAGATGATCAAGCAAATAGGGATTGATATTAAAGACTTACCTGAACAAGAATATGATGAGCCTATGGGATATGCTACTGGGGCAGGAGTTATATTTGGTTCTACTGGTGGAGTACTAGAAGCAACACTCCGTACTGTTTATGAAAAATTAACAGGCGAAAGGTTAGAGGATTTTGAAATACAGGAAGTAAGAAGTCAGGATTTTAATGAAGCTGAAGTGAAATTGGATGAAGAGCGGAGTATAAAAGCAGCAGTAGCTAGAGGAACAGGAAATGCACGCAAATTGATTCATCGTGTACTATCTGGTGAAGCTGATTATGATTTTGTAGAAGTAATGGCTTGTCCAGCCGGAGGATGTGTTGGTGGCGGTGGACAGCCGATTTATTCTGGACGTGATCGATGGGGAAGAATGGTCGAAGATAGGGTAGCGAGAGCAGATGGACTATTTGAGGCAGATGGGAAAAAAGATATTAAAGTTGCTCATGAGAATCCATTTGTTAAAGAATTATATGATAGCTTTCTTGAGAAGCCGCATGGAGAAAAATCTCAAAAGTTATTGCATACTACCTACAAGGATAGACAGTTATATACTCATGAAGAACGTTATAGTGAGAAAAAGGGTAAAGAGATGAAAGAAGCAGATAAAAATAATTAA
- a CDS encoding secondary thiamine-phosphate synthase enzyme YjbQ, whose translation MVYELTINTNSKTEMVDITNKIQGLILDSGMEGGICTLFVPHTTAAVTINENADLTVQKDILKELNKVIPFEDDYQHLEGNSAAHIKSTLVGCSQQLIIEKGELVLGTWQGIYFCEFDGPRSRKLKVKLA comes from the coding sequence ATGGTTTATGAGCTAACAATAAATACTAATTCAAAGACTGAAATGGTAGATATAACTAATAAAATTCAGGGTTTAATTTTGGATTCGGGCATGGAAGGTGGAATTTGTACTCTATTTGTGCCTCATACTACTGCTGCGGTTACTATTAATGAGAATGCTGATTTGACAGTACAGAAAGATATTTTAAAAGAATTAAATAAAGTAATTCCTTTTGAAGATGATTACCAACATTTAGAAGGTAATTCAGCTGCTCATATTAAATCAACTTTAGTTGGATGTAGTCAACAATTGATTATCGAGAAAGGAGAATTAGTTTTGGGAACTTGGCAGGGGATTTATTTTTGTGAATTTGATGGTCCCCGTTCTAGAAAATTAAAAGTGAAATTGGCTTAA
- a CDS encoding DNA polymerase III subunit alpha, with the protein MSEFVHLHVHTEYSLLDGAAKIEELVTQAADYGMPALAITDHGNMYGVVEFYKAAKKAGIKPIIGSEVYVAPDSRFDQKSGQSDSPYHLVLLAKNNQGYRNLLKLVSKGYLEGFYYKPRVDLELLKEFSEGLICLSGCLAGRIPRDLLNEQEQQARKMIKTYQDIFGENNFYLELQDQGLRKEKIVNHSLIDLGRELDVPLVATNDVHYLNQEDAQAHDVLLCIQTGKKLTTEDRMKFPNDEFYLKNNQEMAEIFSEVPQAIENTREIAERCNVELDFDQTYLPYYEVPDEESLSSYLQELCLKGARRRYGELTEEVKERLDYELEIINEMGYPAYFLIVWDFIEYAKDKGIMVGPGRGSAAGSLVSYVLGITDIDPLEHGLIFERFLNPQRVSMPDIDIDFCYQRRDEVIDYVTEEYGQDRVAQIITFGTMAARAVVRDVGRVLDLPYAQVDEIAKLIPFGADLEEALESSQDLKELYHKKDRVKELIDYAQKLEGLPRHASTHAAGVVISKEKLTEYTPLQQNKGEVTTQYPMGDLEAIGLLKMDFLGLRTLTVINNTLEIIEQTQDVELNLAEISLDDEKTYELLQTGNTEGLFQIESNLFQRLIADLKPTRFEDLIALLALGRPGPLGSGMVDDFIKRCHGEAEVEYPHPVLKEILEETYGVILYQEQVMRIANEIAGYSLGEADILRRGMGKKKPELLKKHRQKFIDGALEKGYSEELANELFDLMEYFGGYGFNKSHSAAYAFVSYRTAYLKTYYPVEFMAALLSSVMGNSDKVARYIEECNRMEIEVLPPDVNESEVRFTVVEDRIRFGLEAVKNVGQKAIEEIIRSRKEEGNFESLADFCQKVSLGKVNQRVIESLIKAGAFDSLGAHRSQMLTVLEDLYEQARQIQKEKGNGQQSFGDFLDADEFGNVEIRLPEMSEYSHEQLLAMEREYLGLYISGHPIDKYQNLLSKNRFKSIVAIKDLSDEEEVKFGGIINDLNQIVTKNGKDMAFLELEDRTGRLEVIVFPEQYNDSQELLIPKNFIMGKGRLDKNEEGTKLIAQKLHEAPEEKLYLKLEDINSKQLQRLARVLKGVSGSTPVYLVLKLAKEKIVISTGNQFSVKLETELENKLQEISGVKDYILA; encoded by the coding sequence ATGAGTGAATTTGTGCATCTTCATGTTCATACTGAATATAGTCTCCTTGATGGAGCAGCTAAAATTGAAGAATTAGTAACTCAAGCTGCTGATTATGGAATGCCAGCCTTAGCTATTACTGATCATGGAAATATGTATGGAGTAGTAGAGTTTTATAAAGCAGCTAAAAAAGCAGGGATTAAGCCAATTATTGGATCTGAAGTTTATGTAGCTCCAGATAGTAGATTTGATCAAAAAAGTGGACAATCAGATAGTCCTTATCATTTAGTTTTATTGGCTAAGAATAATCAGGGATATCGAAATTTATTGAAGTTAGTTTCTAAAGGATATCTTGAAGGATTTTATTATAAACCGCGAGTTGATCTAGAATTACTTAAAGAGTTTAGTGAAGGTTTAATCTGTTTAAGTGGTTGTTTGGCCGGTAGAATCCCCAGAGATCTTTTGAATGAACAAGAGCAGCAGGCAAGAAAGATGATCAAGACATACCAAGATATATTTGGTGAAAATAATTTTTATTTAGAATTACAGGATCAAGGATTAAGAAAAGAAAAGATAGTTAATCATTCATTAATAGATTTAGGAAGAGAATTGGATGTACCGTTAGTAGCTACTAATGATGTACATTACTTAAACCAGGAAGATGCTCAGGCCCATGATGTATTGCTCTGTATTCAGACTGGAAAAAAATTAACAACAGAAGATAGAATGAAATTTCCCAATGATGAATTTTACTTAAAGAATAATCAGGAAATGGCTGAGATTTTTTCTGAAGTTCCACAGGCAATTGAAAATACAAGAGAAATTGCTGAGCGTTGTAATGTAGAACTTGATTTTGACCAAACATATCTTCCTTATTATGAGGTTCCGGATGAGGAAAGTTTGTCTTCTTATTTGCAGGAATTATGTTTAAAAGGAGCTAGAAGGCGATATGGCGAATTAACTGAGGAAGTAAAAGAACGGTTAGATTATGAATTAGAGATTATTAATGAAATGGGTTATCCAGCTTATTTTTTAATTGTCTGGGATTTCATTGAATATGCTAAAGATAAGGGGATTATGGTTGGGCCCGGTCGTGGTAGTGCAGCTGGGAGTTTAGTTTCTTATGTCTTAGGAATTACAGATATAGATCCGTTAGAACATGGTTTGATTTTTGAACGATTTTTGAATCCGCAGCGTGTTAGTATGCCTGATATTGATATAGATTTCTGTTATCAGCGTCGTGATGAAGTAATTGATTATGTAACTGAAGAATATGGACAAGATCGAGTAGCTCAAATTATTACTTTCGGGACTATGGCAGCTCGAGCAGTAGTGAGAGATGTAGGAAGAGTTTTAGATTTACCCTATGCACAAGTAGATGAGATAGCGAAATTAATACCTTTTGGTGCTGATTTAGAGGAGGCTTTGGAATCTTCTCAGGACCTTAAGGAGCTTTATCATAAAAAGGATAGGGTTAAAGAATTAATTGATTATGCTCAGAAATTAGAAGGATTACCGCGCCATGCTTCTACCCATGCAGCAGGAGTTGTCATTTCTAAGGAAAAATTAACAGAGTATACTCCTCTTCAACAAAATAAAGGAGAGGTTACTACTCAGTATCCAATGGGGGATTTAGAAGCTATTGGCCTGTTAAAGATGGATTTTCTGGGATTGAGAACTCTAACAGTAATTAATAATACCTTAGAGATTATTGAACAAACTCAGGATGTTGAACTTAATTTAGCTGAGATTTCCCTGGATGATGAAAAGACATATGAACTGTTGCAGACAGGTAATACTGAGGGGCTTTTTCAGATTGAATCAAATCTTTTTCAGCGGTTAATTGCTGACTTAAAGCCGACACGTTTTGAAGATTTAATTGCTCTATTAGCTTTAGGGAGACCTGGGCCGTTAGGTAGTGGAATGGTGGATGATTTTATCAAACGGTGCCACGGTGAAGCTGAGGTAGAGTATCCTCATCCTGTGTTAAAAGAAATTTTAGAAGAAACTTATGGCGTTATTCTCTATCAGGAACAGGTAATGCGGATTGCCAATGAAATAGCAGGTTATAGTCTTGGTGAAGCTGATATTCTTCGTCGTGGGATGGGAAAAAAGAAGCCAGAATTGTTAAAGAAGCATCGACAGAAGTTCATTGATGGTGCTTTAGAGAAAGGATATTCGGAAGAATTAGCTAATGAATTATTTGATTTAATGGAATATTTCGGCGGCTATGGGTTTAATAAATCACATAGTGCTGCATATGCATTTGTTTCTTATCGGACAGCTTATCTTAAGACCTATTATCCGGTAGAATTTATGGCAGCATTATTAAGCAGTGTTATGGGTAATAGTGATAAAGTTGCCCGTTATATAGAAGAATGTAATCGAATGGAGATTGAAGTTCTACCGCCTGATGTGAATGAGAGTGAAGTTAGATTTACTGTGGTTGAAGATAGAATTAGATTTGGATTAGAGGCAGTTAAAAATGTAGGACAGAAAGCTATTGAAGAAATAATCAGATCTCGAAAAGAAGAAGGGAACTTTGAATCTCTAGCTGATTTTTGTCAAAAGGTTTCCTTAGGTAAAGTTAATCAGCGGGTGATAGAAAGCTTAATTAAAGCTGGGGCCTTTGATTCATTAGGTGCTCACCGGTCACAGATGTTAACGGTTTTAGAAGATTTATATGAGCAGGCTCGTCAGATACAGAAAGAGAAAGGGAACGGACAGCAGTCTTTTGGTGATTTTCTAGATGCTGATGAGTTTGGAAATGTTGAAATTAGACTGCCTGAAATGTCTGAATATAGTCATGAGCAGTTATTAGCTATGGAGCGGGAATATCTGGGACTTTATATCTCTGGTCATCCTATTGATAAGTACCAGAATTTATTATCTAAGAATAGATTTAAATCGATAGTAGCTATTAAAGATTTATCTGATGAGGAAGAAGTTAAATTTGGAGGTATTATAAATGATTTAAATCAGATTGTAACTAAAAATGGAAAAGATATGGCTTTTTTAGAGTTAGAAGATAGAACGGGGCGATTAGAAGTAATAGTCTTTCCTGAACAGTATAATGATTCTCAGGAATTATTAATTCCAAAGAATTTTATAATGGGTAAAGGGAGATTAGATAAAAATGAAGAGGGGACTAAATT
- the typA gene encoding translational GTPase TypA — translation MGLVTRDDIRNIAIIAHVDHGKTTLVDGMLKQSGIFHEQKQVENRVMDTNDLEKERGITILSKNTAIDYKGIKVNIVDTPGHADFGGEVERILKMVDGVLLIVDAFEGPMPQTKFVLRKALNLDLKPIVVINKIDRSNARPYEVEDEVLELFIELEASDEQLEFPVIYASGLEGFSKEKLDEENRNLEPLFQKIITQIPPPTVDLNAPLQMIVTTIEYNDYVGRLAVGKIKQGKISNGALVSICRSDGSIITDQISNLYQYSGLGRKEVEDAKAGDIVAISGLNEINIGETIADKDDPKPLPFIEIEKPTVTMTFTTNDSPFAGQEGEFLTSRHLQARFDKELERNVALDVTETNSPDTWRVSGRGVLHLSVLIETMRREGYEFQVSKPDVITKQEDGQKLEPIKELVIDIPEKFMGTIMEEIGQRKGQMQNMKHLNAERIRLIFEIPARGLIGFRSDFLTITKGEGIINHTFSHYAPYKGGLPERQHGSLVATEKGEVTRFGIFNAQERGIIFVSPGTRVYRGMIIGENARPSDLDINICKQKKLDNMRSGSADEAIDLIPPTELSLEEALNYIADDEYVEITPKNIRLRKKILNAKKRRRAKKN, via the coding sequence ATGGGATTAGTTACTAGAGATGATATTAGAAATATAGCTATTATTGCACATGTTGATCATGGTAAGACGACATTAGTAGACGGAATGTTAAAACAAAGCGGAATCTTTCATGAACAGAAGCAAGTAGAAAACAGAGTAATGGATACTAATGATTTAGAAAAAGAACGGGGTATTACGATTTTATCGAAAAATACAGCTATTGATTATAAAGGAATTAAGGTCAATATTGTTGATACTCCTGGTCATGCTGATTTTGGTGGAGAAGTAGAGAGAATTTTAAAGATGGTAGATGGAGTATTATTAATTGTAGATGCTTTTGAAGGGCCGATGCCTCAGACTAAGTTTGTATTGAGAAAAGCATTAAATTTAGATTTGAAGCCAATAGTGGTAATTAATAAGATAGATCGCAGTAATGCTCGCCCCTATGAAGTAGAAGATGAAGTTTTAGAATTATTCATTGAATTAGAGGCTTCTGATGAACAGTTAGAGTTTCCTGTAATTTATGCTTCTGGATTAGAAGGATTTTCTAAAGAAAAATTAGATGAGGAAAATAGAAATTTAGAACCGTTATTTCAGAAAATAATTACTCAAATTCCACCACCGACTGTAGATTTGAATGCACCATTACAGATGATAGTGACTACAATAGAATATAATGATTATGTAGGTAGACTTGCAGTAGGGAAGATTAAACAGGGTAAGATATCTAATGGAGCTTTAGTTTCAATCTGTAGATCTGATGGTAGTATTATTACTGATCAGATAAGTAATCTCTATCAGTATTCAGGTCTTGGACGCAAAGAAGTTGAAGATGCGAAAGCAGGTGACATAGTAGCTATTTCTGGGCTGAATGAAATAAATATTGGGGAAACAATTGCTGATAAAGATGATCCAAAGCCGTTACCATTTATTGAGATTGAAAAGCCTACTGTGACAATGACATTTACTACTAATGATAGTCCTTTCGCTGGTCAAGAAGGTGAGTTTTTAACTTCGCGTCATCTTCAGGCTAGATTTGATAAAGAATTAGAGAGGAATGTAGCTTTGGATGTGACTGAAACTAATAGTCCAGATACCTGGCGTGTTTCTGGTCGGGGTGTGCTTCATTTATCAGTTTTAATTGAAACTATGCGCCGTGAAGGTTATGAGTTTCAAGTTTCTAAACCAGATGTAATTACTAAACAAGAAGATGGTCAAAAATTAGAACCAATAAAAGAGTTAGTGATTGATATTCCTGAAAAATTCATGGGAACAATTATGGAGGAAATAGGACAGCGTAAAGGACAGATGCAGAATATGAAGCATCTTAATGCTGAGAGAATTAGATTAATATTTGAAATTCCAGCTAGGGGGCTAATTGGTTTTAGATCTGATTTTTTAACTATAACTAAAGGAGAAGGAATTATTAATCATACTTTTTCTCATTATGCTCCTTATAAAGGAGGATTACCTGAACGGCAACATGGTTCTTTAGTAGCAACTGAAAAAGGAGAAGTAACGAGATTTGGTATCTTTAATGCTCAGGAAAGAGGAATAATATTTGTTAGTCCTGGAACTAGAGTTTATCGGGGAATGATAATTGGAGAGAATGCACGGCCAAGTGATTTAGATATTAACATCTGCAAACAGAAAAAACTAGATAATATGCGTTCTGGTTCAGCTGATGAAGCAATCGATTTAATTCCTCCTACTGAATTGAGTTTAGAAGAAGCTTTAAATTATATTGCTGATGATGAGTATGTAGAAATTACTCCTAAAAATATTAGATTAAGAAAGAAAATTTTAAATGCGAAGAAACGCAGAAGAGCTAAAAAGAATTAA
- a CDS encoding histidinol-phosphatase HisJ family protein, with product MLVDYHVHPIAHDDGDHSEDNLREFVKQAKKVGVRELGIADHNRYFDAFQPENIQTINKEFGEVELKFGIEMDYTPGQEEEIAEFLDEFELDYVIGSIHYLGDWMFDHPDYVDEYNNRDIDEIYERYFNYVSQAAKSGLFDIIGHLDLIKVFDFHPCCDILEYAKLVLETIADEDLCIEINTNGLNKPVEEIYPSRKILQEAYNLEIPVTLSSDAHVPERVGEELEMAKEILKEIGYREIATFKKRQCKLISI from the coding sequence ATGTTAGTAGATTACCATGTTCACCCTATTGCTCACGATGATGGGGATCATTCAGAAGATAATTTAAGAGAATTTGTTAAACAGGCTAAAAAGGTGGGAGTTAGAGAATTAGGAATTGCTGATCATAATCGTTACTTTGATGCTTTTCAACCTGAAAATATTCAGACTATTAATAAAGAATTTGGAGAAGTTGAACTTAAATTTGGAATTGAGATGGATTATACTCCTGGACAAGAAGAAGAGATTGCTGAATTTTTAGATGAATTTGAGTTAGATTATGTAATTGGTTCTATACATTATCTTGGTGATTGGATGTTCGATCATCCTGACTATGTTGATGAATATAATAATCGTGATATTGATGAAATATATGAAAGATACTTCAATTATGTATCACAAGCTGCTAAGTCAGGTTTGTTTGACATTATAGGTCATCTTGATTTGATTAAAGTTTTTGATTTTCACCCCTGTTGTGATATATTAGAATATGCTAAACTAGTTTTAGAGACGATAGCTGACGAAGACCTTTGTATTGAGATTAATACTAATGGGCTTAATAAACCGGTAGAAGAGATTTATCCTAGCCGTAAGATATTACAGGAAGCTTACAATTTAGAAATTCCAGTTACTTTAAGTTCTGATGCTCATGTTCCTGAACGAGTAGGAGAAGAACTAGAGATGGCAAAAGAAATTTTAAAAGAAATAGGATATAGAGAAATAGCTACTTTTAAGAAACGTCAGTGTAAATTAATAAGTATTTAA